Within the Vallitalea longa genome, the region GATGGAAAAGTATTTTATCCTCAGAACCAAGAAATTCTACCTAGAATCCGTGATGTAATTGATCACTGTAGAGAAAAAAATATTTTAATAATTTTTGTACAACATTATCATAGAAAATATTTATTTGACAAAGAGCTAGGTTCTGGAAGAAGGATTAATTGCCTAGAAGGTTCTGGCGGTGAAGAAATAATGCCAGAACTCGGATATGACGAAAGAACTGACTATATTGTTAAAAAAAGAAGATATAATGCCTTTTGCGGAACTGACCTTGATCTTATTCTAAGGGAACATGATATAAGAAACCTTCTTATATGTGGTACTAAAACCAACTGTTGCATACGTGCGACCGTAGAAGGTGCTTATCATCTGGACTATAACCCAATCGTTATAAAAGAATGTGTCGCTACCAACGATGAAGTAGTTAATAATGTTCACTTAACAGATATAAAAAAATACTTAGGTAGTGTCATTACAATGAATGAACTATATGAGAATCTAGATGGTGGTGAATTTAATGACTAAAGATATAGACATCATAGCGGTGGGCTATCCCAGCCTAGACAGAATAATCAAAACAGAAGATTCCATCTCCATTGGGAAAACTTCAATAATCCAGAATTCGGATAACAGTAAAATATATTATGGTGGATGCAATGTCAATATTGCCTATACTTGTGCTAAATTATCATTAAAATCTATGCTAATGATGCGTGTCGGAAATGATTTTCAATCCACAGGATATAGAGATTTCTTACAAGATATCCACATTTGTTTAGATGGTATTGAAGTCATAGAAGAAGATGTTACCTCTAACTCTTATCTTATAGAAAATGATATGGGTAATCATATAACATTATTTTATCCAGGTGCTATGTCTGATAAATATCCTGTTCACATTGATGAAGAGATTATAAAAAGAGCAAAATACGGTGTCATAACAGTAGGAAATCTAGAATATAATATTGCTTTTGCAAAAGCTTGCATCAATGAAAATGTTCCTATTATATTCGGCATGAAATGTGACTTTAAAGCATTCAAAGAAGATGCTCTAAAATACTTGCTTAGCTCCTCTACTATTATTTTCATGAATGAAGGAGAAAAAAAAGAAATCAAGAAGTTGTTTAATCTTAAAGACATATGTGACTTATTTGATAATGGTCGTTGCAAATGCTTAGTTATAACACAAGGAAAAAATGGTAGCCTTATTTTATGCAAACACAATGGTAAAATCATGAAAGAAACAGTACCAATAGCTAAACCTGATAAAGTAACAGACACTTCAGGTGTGGGTGATTCTTATATAGCAGGTTTCATATATGGATTGGTCCACAAGATGTCCTATATGGATTGTGGAAAAGTAGGAGCTACAGTTGCCTCATTTATAATAGAAGAAATGGGATGTTTAGGTAATGTGCCTAGTGAAGAACAATTAAAAGAACGGTATAAACTCAACTTTATTAACAATTTATAGATTAGAAATCAGAAGAAAGGAATTGGCATAATGGAAAAGACCTTATATCTAAAATCAACTGATAAAGATATTAGTAAATATGTCGTTTTTTCAGGCGACCCAAGAAGAGTTGAAAAAATAATCAGCTTTATGGAAGATGTAAAAGAAATTGCTGTAAGTAGAGAGTTCCACTCTTATACCGGATTCTATAAGGGTGTTAAGATAACAATAAGTTCAACAGGTATTGGAGGCCCTTCAGCAGCTATAGCTTTAGAAGAAATGTATGAATGTGGTATGGAAGTTGCAGTGAGATTAGGAACTGTTATGGGACTTAGAGATGATCTATTAGGTAAATTCATTATACCTGTTGGCGCTATGCGTGAAGATGGTACGACAACAACATATGTTGATAGATCATATCCCGCAGTAGCTGACTTTGAACTTGTTGAATATATGAACAAAAGTGCTGAAAATAATGGATTTGGTTATGATAATTCAATAATTTGCAGTTATGACGGGTTCTATAGTCAAATGAGAGAATCCCGATTATCTAATAAATTACAACTACCTATAGTAGAAGATATTCAAGAACTTAAAAAGTACAACATTGGTGGAATTGATATGGAAAGCAGTACGATTCTTACTCTTTCACGTCTAATGGGTATTAAAGGATGTGTCGTAACTATGACAACAGTTCTTGAGAATCTCAAAAACTACCTGAAAGGTGGAAATAGACAAAAAGCTGAAGAAGAAGATCTTGTACGTGTAGTACTTGATGGAATCGTATTATATCACAATGCAAATGCATAGAAACATGAAGCTATTGAAGCTTCATATTATACTATAAATTCAACTGATCATAGAGGAAAGGACGATTAATTATGAGTTGGTGCAAGAAAATATTTGGAACAAATAAACCTATTATTGGTATGGTACACTTGAAAGCTTTACCAGGTACAGCTAATTTTGATGGTGATATGGAAAAGATTTATGCTGCTGCCTTAAAAGATGCAAAAGCTTTAGAAGCAGGCGGTGTAAATGGCATAATGGTAGAAAACGATGGAGACATCCCTTTCAGTCATTTACTTACTACTGAACAAACTGCTGCACTTGCAGCCTTAACAGCTGTTATAAAAGAGCATACCAATGTACCCATTGGTGTAGATGCAGCTTTTTGTGATTATAAAAGTGGATTAGCTTGCGCAAAAGGAGCTAGAGCTGATTTTATACGTTTACCTGTTTTTGTAGATACCGTTGTCAGCTTTAATGGAATTATGGAAGCTTGCTGTGATGAAGCTTTAAAATATAGAAAAGCCATTGATGCAACAGAAGTCAAAATATTAGCTGATGTTCAAGTTAAATATACTCACATGTTAAATTCTAACATTAGCCTTGAAGAATCTGCTGTATGGGCACAAGCTTGCGGAGCAGACGGAGTTATTGTAACTGGTTCACATACTGGTGGTGAAACACCAATAGATGCAGTTAAAAGAGTTAAAAACACTGTAAAAATACCTGTATTCATTGGTAGTGGAGTTACAACTGATAATGCTGATGAACAACTTAATATCGCTGATGGAGCTATTGTAGGATCTAGTATAAAAAGTGACGGAGTAATAGATACTGAAAAAGTTAAAAAACTTATGAATAAGATTGAACATAAATAATGATATGAGGAGAGTGACTAAAATGATGCGTCCAATGAAATTAGGCGGAGAACAATTGATGTTCGGACAAGGAGTTCTTGAACATCTAAAAACTATAGAAGGTAATAAAGCTGTAATCGTAACAAGTGGTGATTATCTAATTGTCAGTGGCCATATGGCTAAGATTCAAGGTTATTTGAAAGATGCTGGTATTGAATCAATTATTATTGATGATGTTGAACCTGATCCATCTTTCGAGACAATTCATGAAGGTGCCAAAAAAATGATGGAATACGGTCCTGACTGGATTGTAGGTGTTGGCGGTGGTTCTGCTATGGATGCTGCCAAAGCTATGTGGGTAATATATGAATACCCAGAAATCGATACAATAGATAAATTTGAATCAAAGCATAATAATATGCCCCCTCTTAGAAATAAAGCTAGAATGATAGCTATTCCAACTACCAGTGGTACTGCTAGTGAAGTCAGCCGTTCTGTAGTTATAACTAATACAGCTACTCATAAAAAATCAGGTGCCAGTGATATGAAAATGATACCTGATGTAGTTATTCTCGAACCTGATATTACTGCCTCAATGCCTAAGGGACTTACTGCCGCAACAGGGATGGATGCCCTTACACATGCAATAGAAGCCTATACTTCAACAAGAGCCAATATGATATCTGATGTATTAGCAGAAAAAGCAGTAGCTATGATACTTGATAATCTAGTAACAGCTTACAATACAGGAAATGATTTGACAGCAAGAGAAAACATGCAAGTCGCATCTTGCTTCGCTGGTATGGCATTTACTAATGTATCTCTAGGGATAGTACATAGTATTGCTCATACTGTAGGGGGATTATTCGGAATTCCTCACGGTCTAGCTGATGCTATAATTCTTCCTTATGTAATTGAATTCAACATGTCAGATGATATGGCTAAAAAACGCTATAATGAACTGGCTAAGAAAATCAATAAAGATTCTTTATTAGATGCTGTAAGAGAAATTAATAATCAATTAGATATACCTTTTTCTCTAAAAGAAGTAATTAATGATGATGACTCATTCAAAGCTCAATTAGAAGAGATTGCAAAGTTAGCCATTGCCGATGGATGTACTAAGACCAATCCAATAGTTCCAGATGTAGAACACATGAAAAAACTTATATTAAAAATATATAACGGAGGTACAACTAATGAGTGTTAAAATAATTGGTTACTTGTCTTTTGGTTATCCAACCATAGAAAAAAGCATAGAAAGAGCAGACATATATATAAAAGCCGGTTGTGACTTTCTAGAAGTAGATTTTCCTACAGATAATGCTTATTTAGATAGTGATTTTATTGGCGGTAGAATGAAAGCAGCTATGGAAGCTTGTGACGATTTTGATAAATACTTCAAAGGTATCGAGACATTAAAAGAAAAATATCCCAATACTCCAATAATATTATTAGCTTATGAACATACCATTAAAGCAATTGGTGTAGAAAAATTCATTAAACGTTGTAAAGAATTAGAAACCTACGACTTGATAATGGTTGGTCTTGAAAACGAAGATATCAAAAATCAACTTATCAAAGAAGGTATTAAAATATCCTGTTGGGTACCTTTTGATTTACCAGAAGAGAATGTCACAAGTGCTCTAGCCTCTAATGGCTTCGTTTATCTCCAATCAAAATCTGGTGGAAAAGAAAAAGAAGGTTATGAAACACTTGATAAATGTATCAAGTATCTTAGAGAAAGAGGCATTAAGAATCCTATTTATTGTGGCGTTGGTGTCTCCACTCGTGAAGATATCGTTAGAATAGAAAAAGCAGGAGCTGATGCAGCCTTTATCGGTAGTGCTTTATTAAAACAAGAAACCGACGAAGATATAATCAACTATATTCAATCTTTGAAAAGTAATTAAATTACAATCAATTAGTGAACTTATATAACAATAAAAGTGTTTTGCGATACTGATATTATCTCATAGAAAATATGTAATGGTATTTTTTAGCAAAACACTTTTTCTTCAATTAAATACGTAATACAAAAGTAATTGATATAAAACACTATCTATTTTCAACTTAATGACTATCTGATATAATATATATTATTAAGAATTCTGTGAGGCGAAAATATTATGTTAGATTGGAATGAACTTGAGAAAATATGTAACAACTGTACTAGATGTGATTTATATAAAACCAGACATCATATGGTATTCGGGAAAGGTGATATAAATACTAATTTAATGTTTATTGGTGAAGGTCCTGGCGAACAAGAGGACTTGACTGGAACTCCTTTTGTAGGAAAATCTGGACAACTTTTTGATAAGATTTTAAAAGCAGTAGACATATCAAGAGAAGAAATATACATAGCTAATATAGTAAAATGTAGACCACCTAGAAACAGAAATCCCCTTGAAACTGAAAAAAAAGCCTGTTTACCATATTTGAGATATCAGGTTAAACTAATACATCCTAAAATAATCGTGTGTCTCGGACGAGTTTCTGCACAATGTATTATCAATAAAAATTTTAGAATCACTAGAGAACATGGAACTTGGGTTGATAGGAAAGGATATTATTTAACGGCTACATATCATCCTTCTGCTCTATTACGTGACCCTTCCAAAAAAAGAGATGCTTGGGAAGATTTCAAGAAAATCAAAGAAAAATATCTTGAAATAAGTCAAAAAGAAAATGAAACCACATAATTGAAAAAACAAAATATATAATTTTTATATGCTAAAAAACCATCTATAGCGATAAGATAACAACTTACAAAGCCATTCTTATGCCATATATGGTTTTTATATGTACTACCGTCGAATATTATACCGATATTATTTGCCATGGTTTAATCCTAGGATATTTTCATTTAGTTAATAGTAATTTGCTTTCAACCCAGTCGATGTACATTCGATTCCTGCTTCATACAAATGAGATGTATCTCCAAATCCTATACATCTAGGAACAGCCCATTCTTTTGACCTTTCCTCAAATAAAATAGTTGTAACGGAAGTTGTTTGGATAAAAAAACTTGCCCAAAAAATAGGTAACGGTATATTAAGCAGATGAGAAAGCCACGTTCTTCCAAAACCTCCATGACAAAAAATAGCGATTTTCTCTCTATTAGGTTCTAATATACGATATTTACTACCAACTCTTTCATATCCTAATTTTTTAAAAAACATATCCGATTCTTTTTGAATTTCAGTAAACTTTTCTCTAGCATTTACACCTTTTATTATAGGTAGCTTATGCCAATCTGTAAGCGTCAAATAAGATGTATCTTTCAATATTACTTCACCTGGTAAATTCCAAGCCGGACAATCTTGTATGTCTTTATCATTTATTGGCATTCGTGGTATTTCTCTAGTCCATTCAAGTATCTTTGGTTCAATATCCATTAGTTTGGCAGTATATTTCATGGTATCAATAGCTCTACCTAATGGTGAGCAATAAATCCGTGTTATACCTTCTTTATTAAGTCTTTTGGCTAAGGCTTTAGCTTGTTTATGTCCATCATCAGTAATTGTATCGTTTTTGTAATCTGGTTCAGCATGACGAATAATATATAGTCTCATAATTATTTCTCCTTCAACATAAAATTACATTAACCATTTATATTTTTACCATGTTGATAATTGATTCTTATATACTTTTTTAAATGATATCAGTGCAACACTAAGACCTGCTATTTCTGATGTTATAAATGAAAACCATACCCCATTAAGTCCAAATATCTTACCAAATATGAATGCACATGGTAATAATACTACCAATTGCCTTATTATTGAAACAATCATACTAATATGAGCTTTTCCCATTCCTTGGAATGAAGTACTATACATAATAGAAATTGCAGCCATAGGGAAGATGAAACTAATAATTCTAAAGGCTATGACCCCAATTGAAACCATCTCTTGCGAACTATTAAACAAGCTGAATAATTGAGATGGTATAATCTGAAATGCTAAGAATCCCAATGACATATAAATGATAGCTGCAGTAATACCTAATTTTATAGCTTTCATTAGTCGCTCCTTATTTTTAGCACCATAATTATAACCAACTATAGGCATGATACCCTGTGATAATCCAAAAACAGGCATAAACACAAAAGATTGAAGCTTATAATACAC harbors:
- a CDS encoding cysteine hydrolase family protein yields the protein MNKKTALVIVDMLYDFAHPDGKVFYPQNQEILPRIRDVIDHCREKNILIIFVQHYHRKYLFDKELGSGRRINCLEGSGGEEIMPELGYDERTDYIVKKRRYNAFCGTDLDLILREHDIRNLLICGTKTNCCIRATVEGAYHLDYNPIVIKECVATNDEVVNNVHLTDIKKYLGSVITMNELYENLDGGEFND
- a CDS encoding PfkB family carbohydrate kinase, with the protein product MTKDIDIIAVGYPSLDRIIKTEDSISIGKTSIIQNSDNSKIYYGGCNVNIAYTCAKLSLKSMLMMRVGNDFQSTGYRDFLQDIHICLDGIEVIEEDVTSNSYLIENDMGNHITLFYPGAMSDKYPVHIDEEIIKRAKYGVITVGNLEYNIAFAKACINENVPIIFGMKCDFKAFKEDALKYLLSSSTIIFMNEGEKKEIKKLFNLKDICDLFDNGRCKCLVITQGKNGSLILCKHNGKIMKETVPIAKPDKVTDTSGVGDSYIAGFIYGLVHKMSYMDCGKVGATVASFIIEEMGCLGNVPSEEQLKERYKLNFINNL
- a CDS encoding nucleoside phosphorylase, coding for MEKTLYLKSTDKDISKYVVFSGDPRRVEKIISFMEDVKEIAVSREFHSYTGFYKGVKITISSTGIGGPSAAIALEEMYECGMEVAVRLGTVMGLRDDLLGKFIIPVGAMREDGTTTTYVDRSYPAVADFELVEYMNKSAENNGFGYDNSIICSYDGFYSQMRESRLSNKLQLPIVEDIQELKKYNIGGIDMESSTILTLSRLMGIKGCVVTMTTVLENLKNYLKGGNRQKAEEEDLVRVVLDGIVLYHNANA
- a CDS encoding BtpA/SgcQ family protein, which produces MSWCKKIFGTNKPIIGMVHLKALPGTANFDGDMEKIYAAALKDAKALEAGGVNGIMVENDGDIPFSHLLTTEQTAALAALTAVIKEHTNVPIGVDAAFCDYKSGLACAKGARADFIRLPVFVDTVVSFNGIMEACCDEALKYRKAIDATEVKILADVQVKYTHMLNSNISLEESAVWAQACGADGVIVTGSHTGGETPIDAVKRVKNTVKIPVFIGSGVTTDNADEQLNIADGAIVGSSIKSDGVIDTEKVKKLMNKIEHK
- a CDS encoding iron-containing alcohol dehydrogenase, whose amino-acid sequence is MMRPMKLGGEQLMFGQGVLEHLKTIEGNKAVIVTSGDYLIVSGHMAKIQGYLKDAGIESIIIDDVEPDPSFETIHEGAKKMMEYGPDWIVGVGGGSAMDAAKAMWVIYEYPEIDTIDKFESKHNNMPPLRNKARMIAIPTTSGTASEVSRSVVITNTATHKKSGASDMKMIPDVVILEPDITASMPKGLTAATGMDALTHAIEAYTSTRANMISDVLAEKAVAMILDNLVTAYNTGNDLTARENMQVASCFAGMAFTNVSLGIVHSIAHTVGGLFGIPHGLADAIILPYVIEFNMSDDMAKKRYNELAKKINKDSLLDAVREINNQLDIPFSLKEVINDDDSFKAQLEEIAKLAIADGCTKTNPIVPDVEHMKKLILKIYNGGTTNEC
- the trpA gene encoding tryptophan synthase subunit alpha, producing the protein MSVKIIGYLSFGYPTIEKSIERADIYIKAGCDFLEVDFPTDNAYLDSDFIGGRMKAAMEACDDFDKYFKGIETLKEKYPNTPIILLAYEHTIKAIGVEKFIKRCKELETYDLIMVGLENEDIKNQLIKEGIKISCWVPFDLPEENVTSALASNGFVYLQSKSGGKEKEGYETLDKCIKYLRERGIKNPIYCGVGVSTREDIVRIEKAGADAAFIGSALLKQETDEDIINYIQSLKSN
- a CDS encoding uracil-DNA glycosylase — its product is MLDWNELEKICNNCTRCDLYKTRHHMVFGKGDINTNLMFIGEGPGEQEDLTGTPFVGKSGQLFDKILKAVDISREEIYIANIVKCRPPRNRNPLETEKKACLPYLRYQVKLIHPKIIVCLGRVSAQCIINKNFRITREHGTWVDRKGYYLTATYHPSALLRDPSKKRDAWEDFKKIKEKYLEISQKENETT
- a CDS encoding histidine phosphatase family protein; amino-acid sequence: MRLYIIRHAEPDYKNDTITDDGHKQAKALAKRLNKEGITRIYCSPLGRAIDTMKYTAKLMDIEPKILEWTREIPRMPINDKDIQDCPAWNLPGEVILKDTSYLTLTDWHKLPIIKGVNAREKFTEIQKESDMFFKKLGYERVGSKYRILEPNREKIAIFCHGGFGRTWLSHLLNIPLPIFWASFFIQTTSVTTILFEERSKEWAVPRCIGFGDTSHLYEAGIECTSTGLKANYY